One genomic region from Thermoleptolyngbya sichuanensis A183 encodes:
- a CDS encoding NF041680 family putative transposase, protein MIFNELQQFRQTLYASLGNARDALFDLMDAVLVSACIVSFVRLSQSPVFRRQWSSTYEALRDSRLPRSKVLKLLVQQIPTQQQPLLAGDASRWNRPAARRLKDRTLSGRTGHAPIAGQNYSTLAWIAEDRGSWALPLRHERITSFETPASKAAFQLKQVTRQLAVRPLAIYDRGYGNASFVNQTAGIEADLLLRVTSNRCVYGAPPAYRGRGAPAKHGHKMKLNDPDTWSVPVETVEVDDPNWGRVRVSRWSAYHFRKSPKRAMEVLRVEVLETQSSTRRLAPLWLVWLGEQMPPLETLWLHYLRRFAIEHWYRFAKQRLYWTHPQFSSVSATEQWSSLMPLLSWQLWLARKDCTDHPLPWQAPQETLTPGRVAQAFAGILAAIGTPAPAPKPRGKSPGRGKGHKPTPRPCYPMVKKRASKRKTSEQSLNSPVATAA, encoded by the coding sequence ATGATTTTCAACGAACTTCAGCAATTTCGCCAAACGTTGTATGCCAGCTTGGGAAACGCCAGAGATGCCCTGTTTGATCTGATGGATGCCGTGTTAGTGAGTGCGTGCATCGTGTCGTTTGTGAGGCTATCGCAGAGTCCTGTCTTTCGTCGCCAGTGGTCGAGCACCTATGAAGCGTTGCGCGATAGCCGCCTACCCCGATCAAAGGTGCTGAAGCTGTTGGTGCAGCAGATACCGACTCAGCAGCAACCGTTGTTGGCAGGTGATGCGAGTCGGTGGAACCGTCCTGCTGCCAGGCGTTTGAAAGACCGCACCTTATCAGGCAGAACAGGACATGCCCCGATAGCCGGACAAAACTACAGTACCTTAGCCTGGATTGCTGAAGACAGGGGCAGTTGGGCATTACCATTGCGGCATGAGCGCATCACCAGCTTTGAAACACCCGCCAGTAAAGCGGCATTCCAACTCAAACAAGTGACTCGGCAGTTAGCGGTGCGTCCGTTGGCGATCTACGACCGAGGGTACGGCAATGCCAGTTTTGTCAACCAAACGGCAGGGATTGAGGCAGACTTGCTGCTGCGGGTTACATCCAATCGATGTGTCTATGGCGCGCCCCCAGCGTATCGAGGGCGAGGCGCACCTGCCAAGCATGGACATAAGATGAAACTCAATGACCCTGACACTTGGAGTGTCCCGGTCGAAACCGTTGAAGTCGATGATCCCAACTGGGGACGAGTGCGGGTCAGTCGTTGGAGTGCATACCATTTCCGCAAATCCCCCAAACGGGCAATGGAAGTGTTGCGCGTGGAGGTGCTGGAGACACAGAGCAGCACGCGACGCTTGGCTCCTTTGTGGTTAGTTTGGCTGGGTGAGCAGATGCCTCCGTTAGAAACCCTGTGGTTGCACTACCTCCGTCGCTTTGCCATTGAACACTGGTATCGCTTTGCCAAGCAGAGGCTATATTGGACACATCCCCAGTTCAGTTCTGTATCGGCAACCGAACAGTGGAGCAGCCTGATGCCGTTGCTCAGTTGGCAGTTGTGGTTAGCGCGAAAGGACTGTACTGACCACCCCTTGCCCTGGCAGGCACCGCAAGAAACGTTGACTCCGGGTCGGGTCGCACAAGCGTTTGCAGGCATTTTGGCAGCGATTGGCACCCCTGCTCCTGCGCCTAAACCTCGTGGTAAATCGCCAGGACGAGGCAAGGGGCACAAGCCAACTCCTCGTCCCTGCTATCCGATGGTCAAAAAACGAGCCTCGAAACGCAAGACATCCGAACAATCCCTGAACAGTCCGGTTGCAACAGCAGCTTAA
- a CDS encoding ISKra4 family transposase (programmed frameshift) yields MEACTAEIAEILYRNSNREGLDSLEGIEQTVRRQMLEEVSPRVAPFFVNQKAYPARGRVRRLKSLVGVLEIRQSQAERLGVKAYSRLSGGLEKANLRLSANESFQDAEDDIVALTGMRVGHSTQQRLVGRQSFESAEAKQGVSEVSIDGGKVRLRDLLESDSPWRDYKAVRVEGIDYNAFFQDNDSLIDYLSAQRLLSPLVCLGDGHAGVWNLFAQLTTVETRWEILDWYHLKENLYKVGGSLKRLAAAEMLLWQGQVEAARALFADCRRKQARNFEAYLSTHRSRIVNYGFYQAEQLCSIGSGAVESAVKQIGRRLQISGARWNTASVNAMLSLRCAYLNGQLAS; encoded by the exons TTGGAAGCTTGTACAGCAGAGATCGCCGAGATTTTGTATCGCAATAGCAACCGAGAGGGGCTCGATAGTCTAGAAGGCATCGAGCAGACTGTACGACGGCAAATGCTAGAGGAGGTGAGCCCTCGAGTTGCCC CTTTTTTTGTCAACCAGAAAGCCTACCCCGCCCGAGGCCGGGTTCGCCGATTGAAGAGTTTGGTAGGGGTCCTTGAGATTCGTCAAAGTCAGGCAGAACGGTTAGGCGTAAAGGCTTACAGCCGTCTCAGTGGTGGCCTAGAGAAAGCCAACCTACGCTTAAGTGCCAACGAATCGTTTCAAGATGCAGAGGATGACATCGTAGCCCTGACCGGGATGCGGGTCGGGCACTCGACCCAACAACGTCTGGTGGGGCGTCAGTCGTTCGAGTCTGCCGAGGCTAAACAAGGCGTCAGTGAGGTCAGCATTGATGGCGGCAAAGTCCGTCTGCGTGACCTGCTAGAGTCCGATAGCCCGTGGCGAGACTACAAAGCGGTGCGGGTGGAGGGGATTGATTACAACGCCTTCTTCCAAGACAATGACAGCTTGATTGATTATCTCAGCGCTCAACGCTTGCTCTCCCCACTGGTCTGTCTGGGCGATGGTCACGCTGGGGTGTGGAATCTGTTTGCTCAACTCACCACCGTTGAGACCCGTTGGGAAATCCTCGATTGGTACCATCTCAAAGAAAACCTCTACAAAGTCGGTGGGTCGCTCAAGCGCTTAGCAGCGGCGGAAATGCTGTTATGGCAAGGTCAAGTGGAAGCCGCCAGGGCCCTCTTTGCCGACTGTCGGCGCAAGCAAGCCCGCAATTTTGAAGCCTATCTGAGCACCCATCGCTCTCGCATCGTGAATTATGGGTTCTACCAGGCTGAGCAACTCTGTTCTATTGGATCAGGAGCCGTAGAATCGGCTGTCAAACAGATTGGGCGACGCCTCCAAATTTCGGGTGCTCGCTGGAATACGGCCTCCGTTAATGCCATGTTGAGTCTGCGCTGTGCCTACCTCAATGGACAGCTCGCCAGTTGA
- a CDS encoding alpha/beta fold hydrolase, which translates to MTHFFTRLIGFTALGVAIAMARPAIATPPTSPAWESTDCSTFGLNALQSAMSDCGYVTVPERHSQPDGPTIQVAVVRTRSIGNNPAPDPLFIENGGPGSTTIKTFAVDILPNLPVLPALLQARDLVFVDQRGTGHSRPFFNCPEKTEHNIAVARDEIAPTDTQWMVACRDRSLAAGINPNAFNTIENAADIYAVAEALGYDQFNYYGVSYGTLLGQYVLEQAEEHTAQLRSAILDGVVTTNIDFNLAATYTLSGALRNLFAACAADAQCNQTYPNLETVFLSLLDRLEQTPVPLTLKIPDTEETLETTLDRDEFLMFFEPYIANSGNASALPKNIYQAAEGDFSWAVSELSKALRDDDSGTGMYHTVLCSRVDSIAVDPSTVFPAPYEQLIAIGENESASYQHFCDLLQVEREPVFAYDNTEIPVLVLNGGYDPVTPQRYGEAVARNFQNAHVYTFPGVGHGSMFAPGGTPAATCVEAIALDFLADPNQPSNHRCIDEVKPIFKYE; encoded by the coding sequence ATGACTCACTTCTTCACTCGTTTGATCGGATTCACCGCCCTGGGCGTTGCCATCGCCATGGCCAGGCCAGCGATCGCCACTCCCCCCACCAGCCCCGCGTGGGAATCTACCGACTGCTCTACCTTTGGCCTGAACGCGCTGCAAAGCGCCATGTCTGACTGTGGCTATGTCACCGTGCCCGAGCGCCACAGCCAGCCCGATGGGCCGACTATTCAGGTGGCGGTGGTGAGAACCCGCAGCATTGGCAACAACCCTGCCCCCGATCCCTTGTTTATCGAAAATGGTGGCCCTGGCAGCACTACCATTAAAACCTTTGCGGTCGATATATTACCCAACCTTCCGGTGTTGCCCGCCTTGCTGCAAGCGCGCGATCTGGTGTTTGTCGATCAGCGGGGCACTGGGCATTCACGCCCCTTCTTTAACTGCCCCGAGAAAACCGAGCACAATATAGCGGTGGCTCGCGACGAGATCGCCCCCACCGATACCCAGTGGATGGTGGCCTGCCGCGATCGCAGCCTTGCCGCAGGCATTAACCCCAACGCCTTCAACACCATCGAAAATGCCGCCGATATCTATGCGGTGGCCGAAGCCCTGGGCTACGACCAGTTTAATTACTACGGGGTGTCCTATGGCACGCTGCTGGGGCAGTACGTGCTAGAGCAGGCGGAGGAACACACCGCCCAGCTCCGCAGTGCGATCCTCGACGGGGTGGTGACGACAAATATCGACTTTAACCTGGCCGCCACCTATACCTTGAGCGGGGCACTGCGCAACCTGTTTGCCGCCTGCGCCGCCGATGCCCAGTGTAATCAGACCTATCCCAACCTGGAAACCGTCTTTCTGAGCCTGCTGGATCGGCTAGAGCAAACCCCCGTGCCGCTGACGCTCAAAATCCCCGACACCGAGGAAACCCTCGAAACTACGCTAGACCGAGACGAATTCTTGATGTTTTTTGAACCCTATATCGCCAACAGTGGGAATGCCTCAGCCCTGCCCAAGAACATTTATCAGGCGGCTGAGGGAGATTTTAGCTGGGCCGTATCCGAACTCTCGAAGGCGCTCCGGGACGATGATAGTGGCACAGGCATGTATCACACGGTGCTCTGTTCGCGGGTCGATTCCATAGCAGTAGATCCGTCTACCGTGTTTCCCGCCCCCTACGAGCAGCTGATCGCAATCGGGGAGAATGAGAGTGCTTCTTATCAGCACTTCTGCGACCTGCTTCAGGTTGAGCGAGAGCCAGTCTTCGCCTACGACAACACCGAGATTCCTGTCTTAGTGCTGAATGGCGGCTACGACCCGGTCACGCCCCAACGCTACGGCGAGGCCGTCGCCCGCAATTTCCAGAATGCCCATGTCTACACCTTCCCCGGTGTAGGTCATGGCTCGATGTTTGCACCAGGGGGCACCCCAGCCGCGACCTGTGTAGAGGCGATCGCCCTCGATTTCCTGGCTGATCCCAATCAACCATCGAATCACCGCTGTATTGATGAGGTCAAACCTATTTTCAAGTACGAGTAA
- a CDS encoding CPBP family intramembrane glutamic endopeptidase, giving the protein MAATEARRPTRWWLAYLFSLFVALLGVMVTMELIREALFQFSVTSIPGQIFEGITNAITITVLALWVRLKERRPVSSLGFRGRNWAYRFLARVAIGAIMLSTVTLILLLLGQYQAVPTAVGSLSGWAALLPFLALAPVWAVQSSAEERICRGYQVQVGALQLSGWLAVLLPAIVFSALHLVSGGFSQPLAGLNIVLFALLATLVALRQGSLWLVCGIHTGWNWFQGNAFGFPVSDLPRDTSVFRLAPTETAISWLSGGAFGPENSLIATAIWGLALIIAYRYFTTKPKHSTTRTTVGQP; this is encoded by the coding sequence ATGGCTGCAACAGAAGCCAGACGACCGACGCGATGGTGGCTCGCCTACCTGTTTAGTCTATTCGTGGCATTGCTAGGCGTCATGGTGACGATGGAGTTGATTCGTGAAGCCCTGTTCCAATTCTCGGTCACGTCAATTCCAGGGCAAATTTTTGAAGGCATTACGAATGCAATTACCATCACAGTTCTGGCACTTTGGGTGAGGTTGAAAGAAAGACGACCAGTAAGTTCGCTGGGATTTCGAGGGCGCAATTGGGCATATCGGTTCCTGGCTAGAGTGGCGATCGGGGCCATCATGCTCAGTACCGTAACCTTGATTCTGCTGCTACTCGGTCAATATCAAGCGGTACCAACGGCTGTTGGTTCTCTCAGCGGTTGGGCTGCACTGCTGCCTTTCCTGGCTCTGGCTCCCGTTTGGGCGGTGCAAAGCTCTGCTGAGGAGAGGATTTGCCGGGGCTACCAGGTGCAGGTGGGTGCTTTGCAGTTATCGGGGTGGTTGGCCGTGCTGTTGCCAGCGATAGTCTTCTCAGCACTCCATCTGGTTTCTGGGGGTTTTAGCCAACCCTTGGCGGGTCTCAACATTGTGCTTTTTGCCTTGCTTGCCACTTTGGTCGCGCTGCGCCAGGGATCGCTGTGGCTGGTGTGCGGCATCCACACGGGTTGGAACTGGTTTCAGGGCAATGCCTTTGGTTTTCCGGTTAGCGATCTGCCCCGCGACACCTCAGTATTCAGGTTGGCACCGACGGAAACTGCTATTTCCTGGTTGAGTGGTGGCGCGTTTGGTCCCGAAAACAGTTTGATTGCCACCGCTATCTGGGGTCTGGCATTAATCATTGCCTACCGATATTTCACGACCAAACCAAAACATTCCACCACCAGGACTACCGTAGGCCAGCCCTGA
- a CDS encoding WCX domain-containing protein, with product MRLDRIPDEAVIAPADGQWQPELSHIEIELHLRRGLALGYRTKTGADLTNEWLPEQQIRRVVRRIHNTFWFFREVRRYGSECVIVSPEAVRDRFKQELLDMIEQYNAD from the coding sequence TTGCGGCTGGATCGAATCCCGGATGAAGCCGTCATTGCTCCTGCCGACGGTCAATGGCAACCAGAGTTAAGCCACATCGAGATTGAGCTTCATCTGAGGCGGGGGCTGGCTCTTGGCTATCGCACAAAAACGGGGGCGGATCTGACCAACGAGTGGCTGCCTGAGCAGCAAATTCGACGAGTTGTTCGCCGCATTCACAACACGTTCTGGTTCTTTCGCGAGGTACGACGCTATGGCTCTGAGTGTGTGATTGTGTCGCCAGAGGCAGTGCGCGATCGCTTTAAGCAAGAACTCCTGGACATGATTGAGCAATACAATGCCGACTAA
- a CDS encoding CPBP family intramembrane glutamic endopeptidase codes for MLVSAIAFSLLHAVNVFGGVPLLAVPIQLLNTFQFGFFFAPLMLKLNNILPLIIYHWLWDFVQIMAGSLVDEQTATAMKMKSIVQFGDPIQLILGIVMWLQIKQVPERAIAASPNSISF; via the coding sequence ATGTTGGTGAGCGCGATCGCCTTCTCCCTCCTGCATGCGGTGAATGTGTTTGGGGGCGTTCCTTTACTGGCTGTCCCCATCCAACTGCTCAATACCTTTCAGTTTGGCTTTTTCTTTGCGCCGCTGATGCTCAAACTTAACAACATCCTGCCGTTAATTATCTACCACTGGCTGTGGGACTTTGTGCAGATTATGGCAGGGTCGCTGGTGGATGAACAAACTGCCACGGCGATGAAGATGAAATCGATCGTGCAATTCGGCGACCCCATTCAACTCATTTTGGGCATTGTGATGTGGTTGCAGATCAAGCAAGTACCAGAGCGGGCGATCGCCGCTTCCCCCAATTCCATTTCTTTCTGA
- a CDS encoding PrsW family intramembrane metalloprotease yields the protein MSLTDSARVLYGSPLSRPKVAKFAVIVLTVLVIIGTSFIVKNILTPLQPDALKVFLVALLWGGLLSIIPLAILWFLDRREHETTWLYILTFLWGSLIATAIAKPINDLIIGGVDQYLTLHPDIQQLLGDNARMAIAAPLAGPIVEETTKGLALVLLFWLLRAEFDNVRDGFIYGALVGIGFNFLEAPFYVANVFADTGVAPWGGQLAVRHSLLGLGGHALYTGLFGMGLGLARQTTRPWLRYVAPIGGWLLGFSAHLVNNGMGLLITLMIVLNGGKAAASSKGVIPIDPPFWLGLLQGSIQNFILLLPFVVITLVMVWQSGVWERNVIREQLADETEPVITPAEYEAVKGDRIFRTRRIDGTDRRTSAAIVRAQNELAFRKWRVKQMGQSPDKDQLVASWRDELTRMRDRKAAIAV from the coding sequence ATGTCATTAACTGACTCCGCCCGCGTTCTCTATGGCTCACCCTTAAGCCGCCCCAAAGTTGCCAAATTTGCCGTGATTGTATTGACAGTATTGGTGATCATCGGCACCAGTTTCATTGTCAAAAACATTCTCACGCCATTGCAACCGGATGCCCTGAAGGTATTTTTGGTTGCGTTGTTGTGGGGTGGTTTACTCTCCATTATTCCCTTAGCCATTCTATGGTTCCTCGATCGTCGGGAGCATGAAACCACCTGGCTGTATATCCTGACTTTTTTGTGGGGTTCTCTGATTGCAACGGCGATCGCCAAACCCATCAACGATCTGATCATCGGCGGTGTTGATCAGTACCTCACCCTGCATCCTGATATTCAGCAGTTGCTCGGTGACAATGCCAGGATGGCGATCGCCGCTCCCCTGGCGGGGCCTATCGTTGAGGAAACCACCAAGGGACTGGCCCTCGTGCTGCTGTTCTGGCTGCTGCGGGCCGAGTTTGATAATGTGCGCGATGGTTTTATCTATGGAGCGTTGGTCGGCATTGGGTTCAATTTCTTAGAAGCCCCTTTTTATGTCGCAAACGTCTTTGCCGATACAGGTGTTGCACCCTGGGGGGGACAACTGGCGGTGCGCCACTCGTTACTGGGGCTGGGTGGTCATGCGCTCTACACCGGATTGTTTGGCATGGGTCTGGGTCTGGCGCGGCAGACCACCCGCCCCTGGTTACGCTACGTGGCTCCCATTGGAGGCTGGCTGCTGGGGTTTTCGGCCCATCTGGTGAACAACGGCATGGGTCTGCTGATCACCCTGATGATTGTTTTGAACGGTGGCAAAGCTGCTGCCAGCAGCAAAGGCGTGATTCCCATCGATCCACCCTTTTGGCTTGGTTTGTTGCAGGGTAGCATCCAGAATTTCATCCTGCTCCTCCCCTTTGTCGTGATCACCCTTGTGATGGTCTGGCAGAGCGGCGTTTGGGAACGCAATGTGATTCGGGAACAGCTGGCCGATGAGACAGAACCTGTCATTACACCTGCTGAGTACGAGGCGGTAAAGGGCGATCGCATCTTTCGCACCCGCCGCATTGACGGCACCGATCGACGCACCTCAGCGGCGATCGTCCGGGCGCAAAACGAGCTTGCTTTCCGTAAATGGCGCGTTAAGCAGATGGGCCAGTCTCCAGACAAAGATCAGCTTGTCGCGTCCTGGCGTGATGAGCTAACGCGGATGCGGGACAGGAAAGCGGCGATCGCGGTCTGA
- a CDS encoding amidase family protein, which produces MKFLRRILLLALAAIALTLATHAAAVPPPPAGPARAYPTEFPVSEPDYTSKRLRDFSPFESALANFSAARRSALDALVLEATISQLQQRMASGDLTAEELVVYYLDRIQRYDVNQLNSVMELNPEALTIARNLDAERAEGNLWGPLHGIPVLVKDNITTGDQMHTTAGAVALKDWRGDRDAQLVKNLRNSGAVILGKANLSEWANYVDPAMPSGFSALGGQTRHPYGPFDPLGSSSGSAVSVAANLTAVSVGSETAGSIVRPAATNNIVGLKPTHGLVSGDYVIPLVDWMDVPGPMGRTVTDVATLLSALTHTDEGSEENPDPAVAELQSEDFTRFLDLERAKQRRVGVAVIPEATITELEALLANPPADLPAEGLTALPILLRQFQMANQTANAAIAALTQQGITVVELDNETVPQAPDANAALPPGFKASLNAFLSTLPNPPVTALIDVVSFNYADPANRIPYGQDHLSTAQRSDSPSAAYTTLRETHQTTARTTLDQFFAEAGIDVLIASTQAYAAAGYPALTVPIGYAETGEPLGVTLIGKALSEPDLLAVGYAIEQATQARQPPDLDKTLASFTNLHHALPSPQ; this is translated from the coding sequence ATGAAATTTTTACGTCGCATCTTACTGCTGGCCTTGGCGGCGATCGCCCTCACCCTGGCCACCCACGCCGCCGCCGTTCCCCCACCCCCCGCAGGCCCTGCCCGCGCCTACCCCACGGAGTTTCCAGTGTCAGAACCCGACTACACCAGCAAGCGCCTGCGCGACTTCAGCCCCTTTGAGTCTGCCCTAGCCAACTTTTCCGCCGCACGGCGCAGCGCCCTCGATGCCCTGGTGCTGGAAGCGACGATTTCCCAATTGCAGCAACGGATGGCCAGCGGCGACCTCACCGCCGAGGAGCTGGTGGTCTACTACCTCGATCGCATCCAGCGCTACGACGTTAACCAGCTCAACTCGGTGATGGAGTTGAATCCTGAAGCGTTGACCATTGCCCGCAACCTGGATGCCGAACGGGCCGAGGGCAACCTGTGGGGGCCGCTGCACGGCATCCCGGTATTGGTCAAAGACAACATCACCACGGGCGACCAGATGCACACCACCGCCGGAGCTGTTGCGCTGAAGGATTGGCGGGGCGATCGCGATGCCCAACTGGTCAAAAACCTGCGGAATTCGGGTGCTGTCATCCTCGGCAAGGCCAACCTATCGGAATGGGCCAACTATGTAGACCCCGCCATGCCCAGCGGCTTTAGTGCCCTGGGTGGCCAAACCCGCCATCCCTACGGCCCCTTCGACCCGCTCGGCTCTAGCTCTGGCTCGGCAGTGTCCGTGGCAGCCAACCTCACCGCCGTCAGCGTCGGCAGCGAAACTGCGGGTTCCATCGTCCGGCCTGCCGCCACCAACAACATCGTGGGGCTGAAACCCACCCACGGCCTGGTCAGCGGCGACTATGTTATTCCCCTGGTGGACTGGATGGATGTGCCGGGGCCGATGGGCCGCACGGTGACTGATGTAGCCACCCTGCTCAGCGCCCTCACCCACACCGACGAGGGATCGGAGGAAAATCCTGACCCTGCCGTGGCGGAGTTGCAAAGCGAAGACTTTACCCGGTTTCTAGATTTGGAGCGAGCCAAGCAACGGCGGGTAGGGGTGGCGGTGATTCCAGAGGCGACGATCACAGAGCTGGAAGCCCTCCTCGCCAACCCGCCCGCAGACCTGCCAGCGGAGGGGCTGACGGCCTTGCCGATCCTCCTGCGCCAGTTTCAAATGGCCAATCAAACCGCTAACGCCGCGATCGCCGCCCTCACCCAGCAGGGCATTACCGTCGTCGAGCTAGACAACGAAACCGTGCCCCAAGCACCGGATGCCAACGCAGCGCTGCCCCCCGGCTTCAAAGCCTCCCTCAATGCCTTTTTGTCCACCCTGCCCAACCCGCCCGTCACGGCCCTGATCGATGTGGTCTCCTTCAACTACGCCGACCCCGCCAACCGCATTCCCTACGGCCAAGATCACCTCAGCACCGCCCAGCGCAGCGACAGCCCCTCCGCCGCCTACACCACCCTGCGCGAGACCCACCAAACCACCGCCCGCACCACCCTCGACCAGTTCTTTGCCGAGGCGGGCATTGATGTACTGATCGCCAGCACCCAAGCCTACGCCGCCGCTGGCTACCCCGCCCTCACCGTCCCCATCGGCTACGCCGAAACGGGCGAACCCCTGGGCGTAACCCTGATCGGCAAAGCGCTGAGCGAACCCGATCTGCTGGCGGTGGGCTATGCGATCGAGCAAGCCACCCAAGCCCGTCAGCCGCCCGATCTGGACAAGACCCTAGCCAGCTTCACCAACCTCCACCACGCCCTACCCAGCCCCCAATAA
- a CDS encoding alpha/beta fold hydrolase yields the protein MLDQRGTQFSNRLGCAPAVLAATKVLLDPNSPYAGTLDPLQARMRSRFPNASDDLITLYAAFDLCARLLENHGNDLSNYNTPNSAQDVVNLTAALGYGSINLYGISYGTYLAQRIMANHPDRVRSVVLDSTVPMQANKYEAIVRDLEVSFLNLVADCEADAACRNAYPNLTQRTVALLNQLDQSPLPLAEPITPLRPLTTPIERVSAAEFATLITLMNNYPGQMAPYVPLIVQELEQGTTTTFAGVITGALFSSAANPPAFESSPEAYRLQARDFEAKAEDILRARATAAETSRPASRWVQQIQSIANTLPDSEGVLLLVNLLGVGYTETPRNRETLLAFVAEEFEGDTAASLTAALQAMSEVEVRHVYDVVSALTDSFSGVDAGITTGMFRSLDCRELVPFSDPAQTQANYEAMLMPQLGIGRVAAAQQAYDLCSFWPVEPAPAREHAPVNSSIPTLVLQGRYDVQTNTEMGIGVMAGLRNGTFVEFSSTGHGVIVASQCAKDIGVAFVNNPTQVPNTSCTTDLFPQFVLPPAE from the coding sequence GTGCTCGACCAGCGGGGTACGCAATTCTCCAATCGGTTGGGCTGTGCCCCGGCGGTATTGGCCGCCACCAAAGTGCTTCTAGACCCCAATAGCCCATACGCGGGCACGCTCGATCCGCTGCAGGCGCGAATGCGATCGCGCTTCCCCAACGCCAGTGACGATCTGATCACGCTCTATGCCGCCTTCGACCTCTGCGCCCGCCTGTTAGAAAACCACGGCAACGACCTCAGCAACTACAACACCCCCAACAGCGCCCAGGACGTAGTGAACCTGACCGCCGCCCTGGGCTACGGCTCGATCAACCTCTACGGCATTTCCTACGGCACCTACCTGGCCCAGCGGATTATGGCCAACCACCCCGACCGGGTGCGCAGCGTGGTGCTTGACTCGACGGTGCCCATGCAGGCCAACAAGTATGAAGCGATCGTCCGTGACCTGGAGGTCAGCTTTCTCAACCTGGTGGCAGACTGCGAGGCCGATGCCGCCTGCCGCAACGCCTACCCCAACCTGACCCAGCGCACCGTCGCCCTGCTCAACCAGCTCGACCAATCCCCTCTGCCCCTGGCCGAACCCATCACCCCCCTGAGGCCACTAACCACCCCCATCGAGCGCGTCTCCGCCGCCGAGTTTGCCACGCTGATCACACTGATGAACAACTACCCCGGCCAGATGGCCCCCTATGTGCCGCTGATTGTCCAAGAGCTGGAGCAGGGCACCACCACCACCTTTGCCGGGGTGATTACCGGGGCGCTGTTCAGCAGCGCGGCCAACCCCCCCGCCTTTGAATCTTCGCCCGAGGCCTACCGCCTGCAAGCCCGCGATTTTGAGGCCAAGGCGGAGGATATTCTGCGGGCCAGGGCCACTGCCGCCGAGACCAGCCGCCCCGCCAGCCGCTGGGTACAGCAGATTCAATCCATTGCCAACACCCTGCCAGACTCGGAGGGGGTGCTGCTGCTGGTCAACCTCCTGGGGGTGGGCTACACCGAGACGCCCCGCAACCGAGAAACCCTGCTCGCCTTTGTGGCCGAAGAATTTGAGGGCGACACCGCCGCCAGCCTCACCGCCGCCCTTCAAGCCATGTCTGAGGTCGAGGTGCGCCACGTGTACGACGTGGTCTCGGCCCTCACCGACTCCTTCTCCGGGGTCGATGCCGGCATCACCACGGGCATGTTTCGCAGTTTAGACTGCCGCGAACTGGTGCCCTTTAGCGACCCGGCCCAAACCCAGGCCAACTACGAGGCCATGCTGATGCCCCAGCTCGGCATCGGGCGGGTGGCGGCTGCCCAGCAAGCCTACGACCTCTGCTCCTTTTGGCCCGTCGAACCCGCCCCGGCGAGGGAACATGCCCCGGTAAACAGCAGCATCCCTACCCTGGTGCTGCAAGGCCGCTACGACGTGCAAACCAACACCGAAATGGGCATCGGGGTAATGGCGGGGCTGCGCAATGGCACCTTTGTGGAGTTTTCCAGCACGGGCCACGGGGTGATCGTCGCCTCCCAGTGCGCGAAGGATATTGGTGTGGCATTTGTGAATAATCCCACCCAAGTCCCTAACACGAGCTGCACCACTGATTTATTTCCTCAGTTCGTGTTGCCGCCTGCCGAGTAG